A genomic window from Osmia bicornis bicornis chromosome 6, iOsmBic2.1, whole genome shotgun sequence includes:
- the LOC114874531 gene encoding uncharacterized protein LOC114874531 codes for MKNDISVKRTSTFEKSKSILSQTGCSIERIKQINIENMRLSVAFPQMFGHNVVPVPNNIPISFCYDIEGAAEDYIDSDTYSYPDIQIVIAIELIKNKLNHMILMYERIK; via the exons ATGAAAAATGATATATCTGTAAAACGAACCAGTACTTTTGAGAAAAGCAAATCAATTTTAAGTCAAACAGGGTGCAGTATTGAGAGGATAAAACagattaatattgaaaatatgagATTATCAGTGGCTTTTCCACAg atGTTTGGGCATAATGTTGTTCCTGTGCCAAACAATATTCCCATTAGTTTCTGTTATGACATAGAAGGAGCTGCAGAAGATTATATTGATTCTGATACATACTCTTATCCTGATATACAAATTGTAATAGcaattgaattaataaaaaataaattaaaccaCATGATATTAATGTATGAAAGAATAAAGtga